Genomic segment of Nitrospirota bacterium:
CTCTTCCTGCGTCAGGCCGAATTCTTCTGTCAGACGCCGATAGCCCTGTGCAGATTCTACCGGATTTAAATTCTCTCTCTGAAGATTCTCTATCAGTGCTATCTCTAAAGACTTTTCATTTGACAGGTCTTTTATTACAACCGGAATCTTACTCAACCCCGCGATCTGAGCCGCTCGCCATCTCCGCTCTCCTGCAACAAGTTCATACGCCCCATCGGTAATGTGTCTTACTATAATTGGTTGAATGACCCCATGTTCCCTTATTGAATCTGCAAGTTCACTTAATGCGGTATCTTCAAAGAACTGCCGGGGCTGATATTTGTTTGGAATAATCCTTGTCAGCTCCAGCTCTGAGATAGATTCCCGGTTGTCTTTAGCTCCTGTTGTTGCAGCCGCGCCTGGAATTAATGTCCCGAGTCCTCTACCCAGCGCCATTTTTTTTGTCATTTTTCAAAACCTCCAGCGCCAGTTCGAGATATGACTGGGCGCCCCTTGAATTTATATTGTAGGTAATTATTGGTTTCCCATGGCTTGGAGCCTCTCCTAATGCAACATTCCTTGGGATCATACTGTTGAACACCTTTTCCTTGAAATGTCCCTTGATTTCATCTGCCACCTGATGAGAAAGGTTATTCCTCCCGTCAAACATTGTCAGGAGTATACCTTCTATCCTGAGAGAAGAGTTAAGGGAGTTTTGAACCAATTCGATTGTCCTCATCACGTGACTCAGGCCCTCAAGGGCAAAGTATTCGCACTGAACAGGGATAATTACAGAATCAGCCGCAGTAAGGGCATTAATTGTTAATAATCCCAGGGATGGCGGACAATCAAGTACAATGAAATCGAAGCTATTTCTTACCGAACCAAGTAGATCCCGGAGCACGAACTCCCTTTTTTCAATTTCTACCAGTTCTATTTCCGCCCCTATAAGGTCAATCCCGGCCGGTATAACATGAAAATAGCGTAAGGCTGTAGGCATCATAACCTCATTGATGTCCATCCGGCCGATCAAGACATCGTAAACTGATGACTTAACGGCTCTTCTATCTATACCGCATCCGCTTGTGGCGTTTCCCTGCGGATCCATGTCTACAAGGAGGACTTTTTTTTCTGCAACCGCGAGGGAAGCTGAGACATTAATGGCAGTTGTTGTCTTCCCAACGCCACCCTTTTGATTGGTTATAGAGATTATTTTACCCATAATATCAAGATGTTACGAAAAGTGTTATTAATTTAATGTCAAATTTTATCATAGGGCATGAATTAATGAAAGACATTATTGCAAACCTGAATGTTCCACGTGGAACATTCAGGATAAGATCACCTTGAAGTATCGTTCCCTTCACGTCAATCCGCAGCCCCGTCATTCTGAACCAGTTGCTTAACCCGTCTCAGCATTGCTTCAGGATCTCTTAAAACCCACACCTGTTGAGATACTGAAATAATCCTGAAACAAGCTCGGGAGACAAATCAGGATGACAGACTGTGTGACATTCTGGATTTTCATTGTCCTTTGTCATCCAGCCATTCATGACAATTCATCCTAAAACTCCTTGATTAACCCATCCTCACCCATTCGCAAAGCTCAGAACAGACCTGTCCCTCCCCTTGATGTGGAGTGTAATTCCCTCTCTAAGTCAATGCTAATGACCGTTCAATTACCTTCCGGACTTTTATGCCTGGACTGTTTGACTATGGTAATTGCAATGATGGATATAGCGGCTGGCGTTACCCCGGGGATACGGGAAGCCTGTCCAAGAGATACGGGTCTGACAGTGTTAAGTTTTTCTGTGATTTCGTTGGAAAGTCCGGGGATGCCGCTGTATTCAAAATCAACTGGAATGAGCTTATTTTCCATATTCTTGTATCTGTCAATGATTTGAAGTTGTCTTTTAATATACCCTTCATACTTGACCTCAATCTCCACTCTTTTTTTCTCTTCACTTTTAAGGGGTTGTGGCGGCGGGTTTAACTCTTCTATGATTCCATAGTTTGTATCCGGCCTTTGCAGCAATTGAGAAAGCGTCACCCCTGGCTTTATTTTGCCCATTTTTAGTCTTTCACTGGAAAATCCCGCATCCCTGTTCTCCTTGTCATCCAGAACTTGTTTCAGGATCTTTTTCC
This window contains:
- a CDS encoding ParB/RepB/Spo0J family partition protein; amino-acid sequence: MTKKMALGRGLGTLIPGAAATTGAKDNRESISELELTRIIPNKYQPRQFFEDTALSELADSIREHGVIQPIIVRHITDGAYELVAGERRWRAAQIAGLSKIPVVIKDLSNEKSLEIALIENLQRENLNPVESAQGYRRLTEEFGLTQEEIAARVGKERSTVTNYLRLLTLPVKIQEYLSRSVITTGHAKAILSFTNRNDQLRFADYIVKKGSSVRETELLAKRWGISKGKKKVVEPKDVAIRDVELRLQRMLGTKVTIQEEKKGGKIVVEYYSVDDLTRILEVVEKN
- a CDS encoding ParA family protein; amino-acid sequence: MGKIISITNQKGGVGKTTTAINVSASLAVAEKKVLLVDMDPQGNATSGCGIDRRAVKSSVYDVLIGRMDINEVMMPTALRYFHVIPAGIDLIGAEIELVEIEKREFVLRDLLGSVRNSFDFIVLDCPPSLGLLTINALTAADSVIIPVQCEYFALEGLSHVMRTIELVQNSLNSSLRIEGILLTMFDGRNNLSHQVADEIKGHFKEKVFNSMIPRNVALGEAPSHGKPIITYNINSRGAQSYLELALEVLKNDKKNGAG